In a single window of the Elaeis guineensis isolate ETL-2024a chromosome 8, EG11, whole genome shotgun sequence genome:
- the LOC105049404 gene encoding pentatricopeptide repeat-containing protein At1g74850, chloroplastic yields the protein MTLVSLPFSSRQFFHQTFLCREEKWIPLLQRRRHGHGGSTNNDLLARRKGGMMITVAAKSKELVLGNPAVAVEKGKYSYDVESLIDKLSSLPPRGSIARCLDTFRNRLSLSDLGLVFKEFARRGDWQRSLRLFKYMQRQSWCRPDEHIHAILIGVLGREALLDKCLDVFNDMPSHGVPRTALSYTAIINAYGRNGDHSAALSLLAQMKSDSVAPTALTYNTVINSCARGGVPWDQLLGLFAEMRHDGVRPDLVTYNTLLAAAGARSLADEAEMVLRTMLDAGVAPDNSTHTYLVDTFAKLGRLERVSELLDEMAAGGHLPDAAAYNLLMEAFARAGAAKEAVGVLRQMQAAGCPPTAATYSILLGLYGRSGRYEDVRELFLEMKVGNTAPDADTYNILLQVFGEGGYFKEVITLFDDMVEEKVEPNMETYEGLMLACGKGGLHQDAKAVLSQMNSKGVVPSPRAYTGVVEAYGQAALYEEAFVAFNTMHEIGSMPTVETYNSLVNAFARGGLFKESQAILARMRGAGFQMNEDSFNGLIEGYCLGGQFEDALKAFVEMQKSRCSPNERTLEAVLSVYSAAGLVDESKEQFQEIQSAGIMPSILAHCMLLSVYAKNDRWDEAYELLEEMKTNRVSSTHQMIASMIKGEYDDESNWQMVEYVFDKYNAEGCGFGLRFYNALLEALWWLGQKARAARVLHEAIRRGLFPELYRQSKLVWSADVHRMSVGGALTALSVWLNEIHERFKRGDNLPHLATIIVVRGEMEKSTAAKGLPVAKAVYSFMREKISPSFHIPGWNKGRIVCHRSLLKRLSSVVSEKSPNESTEEFVSISNSSFPSPGTRLYTADIDGGDDRIIADETMSAETEEELMTI from the exons ATGACCCTCGTCtccctccccttctcttctcGTCAATTCTTTCACCAAACCTTCCTCTGTAGAGAGGAAAAATGGATTCCTTTACTCCAGAGGCGGCGGCACGGGCACGGCGGCAGTACCAATAACGACTTGTTGGCAAGACGGAAGGGTGGAATGATGATAACAGTGGCGGCCAAGTCCAAAGAGCTGGTGCTCGGCAACCCGGCGGTGGCAGTGGAGAAGGGCAAGTACAGCTACGACGTGGAGAGCCTCATCGACAAGCTGAGCAGCCTCCCGCCGCGCGGCAGCATCGCCCGCTGCCTCGACACCTTCCGCAACCGGCTCTCCCTCTCGGACCTCGGCCTCGTCTTCAAGGAATTCGCCCGCCGCGGCGACTGGCAGCGCTCCCTCCGCCTCTTCAAGTACATGCAGCGCCAGTCCTGGTGCCGCCCCGACGAGCACATCCACGCCATCCTTATTGGCGTCCTCGGCCGCGAAGCCCTCCTCGACAAGTGCCTCGACGTCTTCAACGACATGCCCTCCCACGGCGTCCCCCGCACCGCCCTCTCCTACACCGCCATCATCAACGCCTACGGCCGCAATGGCGACCATTCCGCTGCCCTCTCCCTCCTCGCCCAGATGAAGTCCGACAGCGTCGCCCCCACCGCGCTCACCTACAACACCGTCATCAACTCCTGCGCCCGCGGCGGCGTCCCCTGGGACCAGCTCCTCGGCCTCTTCGCCGAGATGCGCCATGATGGCGTCCGCCCCGACCTCGTCACCTACAACACCCTCCTCGCCGCCGCCGGCGCCCGCAGCCTCGCCGACGAGGCCGAGATGGTGCTCCGCACCATGCTCGACGCCGGCGTCGCCCCGGATAACTCCACCCACACCTACCTCGTCGACACCTTCGCCAAGCTCGGCCGGCTGGAGAGAGTCTCCGAGCTGCTCGATGAAATGGCGGCCGGCGGGCACCTCCCGGACGCCGCCGCGTACAATCTACTGATGGAGGCCTTCGCTCGGGCCGGAGCTGCCAAGGAAGCCGTGGGCGTGCTCCGCCAGATGCAGGCGGCTGGGTGCCCGCCGACCGCCGCCACGTACAGCATTTTACTCGGGCTGTACGGGCGGAGCGGCCGGTACGAGGACGTGCGGGAACTGTTCTTGGAGATGAAGGTCGGGAACACGGCGCCGGACGCCGACACCTACAACATCCTCCTCCAAGTATTCGGGGAGGGGGGCTACTTCAAGGAGGTTATCACACTGTTCGACGACATGGTGGAGGAGAAGGTGGAGCCCAATATGGAGACTTACGAAGGCCTTATGCTTGCCTGTGGCAAGGGCGGCCTTCATCAAGATGCCAAGGCCGTGCTTTCTCAGATGAACAGCAAGGGAGTTGTACCGAGCCCCAGGGCCTACACTGGAGTAGTTGAAGCTTATGGGCAGGCAGCTCTATATGAG GAAGCATTTGTTGCATTCAATACAATGCATGAGATCGGGAGCATGCCGACAGTGGAGACTTACAATTCCCTCGTGAATGCATTTGCTAGAGGTGGGTTGTTCAAGGAATCGCAGGCAATCTTGGCACGGATGAGAGGAGCAGGGTTTCAGATGAATGAGGATTCTTTCAATGGACTTATCGAGGGGTACTGCCTGGGAGGGCAGTTTGAGGATGCTCTCAAGGCGTTTGTGGAAATGCAGAAGTCGAGGTGCAGTCCGAATGAGCGGACCCTTGAGGCGGTTCTGAGTGTATATAGTGCTGCCGGGCTTGTTGATGAAAGCAAGGAGCAGTTCCAGGAAATTCAGTCGGCAGGGATCATGCCAAGCATCTTGGCCCACTGCATGTTGCTTTCAGTTTATGCTAAAAATGACAG GTGGGATGAAGCTTATGAACTGCTGGAAGAAATGAAAACAAACAGGGTTTCCAGCACTCATCAAATGATTGCTTCCATGATTAAAGGGGAATATGATGATGAATCAAACTGGCAGATGGTGGAATATGTCTTTGACAAATATAATGCTGAAGGTTGTGGTTTTGGTCTGAGATTTTATAATGCACTTCTAGAAGCACTCTGGTGGTTGGGCCAAAAGGCACGGGCTGCACGGGTGCTTCATGAAGCTATAAGGCGCGGGCTCTTTCCTGAGCTATATCGTCAAAGCAAGCTAGTGTGGTCTGCTGATGTACATAG GATGTCAGTAGGTGGAGCTCTTACAGCACTTTCGGTTTGGCTTAATGAGATTCATGAAAGATTCAAGAGAGGGGATAATCTCCCTCATTTGGCAACCATCATAGTAGT ACGTGGAGAGATGGAGAAGAGTACTGCAGCGAAGGGATTACCTGTTGCAAAGGCAGTATACTCTTTTATGAGAGAGAAAATATCTCCATCATTTCATATTCCTGGATGGAACAAGGGCCGCATTGTCTGCCACCGGTCCCTGCTGAAACGACTGTCATCAGTAGTCTCAGAGAAATCTCCAAATGAATCTACAGAGGAATTTGTTTCAATTTCTAATTCATCTTTTCCATCTCCTGGGACTCGATTATATACTGCAGATATTGATGGTGGTGATGACCGAATTATTGCTGACGAGACAATGAGCGCTGAAACAGAAGAAGAGCTCATGACAATTTGA
- the LOC105049406 gene encoding LOW QUALITY PROTEIN: homeobox-DDT domain protein RLT3-like (The sequence of the model RefSeq protein was modified relative to this genomic sequence to represent the inferred CDS: inserted 2 bases in 1 codon) yields MGDDDINADKDNXKKKTQTQLQSLEKFYSEEKYPKQKALEEYATSLNLTYSQIRTWFVERRRKEKRENEALSNSKSSESVQPESDQSNDSALFAVDRHVGRKDKHSAPMMRRKDISGQGEIKGHTLLICDELQNPESTCLKKRFSAGYSNQLVRHKDRHNISGQQMKNSLGGRVYRAEKKHLVRLQVLFSKDHILKKVFRKDGPPLGVEFDPLPANVFGQRTGSQNLQSCRESQKSLKRRKVSESPMADPVTSHERNVPERKYGIGKGLMTVWHATNSGSGKIPTGIDFVDGSESWMLFTSNASLKETSCQVSKGMRQRKQKENTSRKKIQEKSKLPMRKRKVPCSKDVDQKKPYLRECKLSLDESLEQSNMLTVLIDDEELELTELQAGPNPLRCSAHLASSGRHGCPLCKDLLARFPPESVKMKQPFCTRPWDSSPELVKKLFKVLRFLYTHSVTIEVCPFTLDEFAQAFHDKDSLLLGKIHVALLRLLLLDVEGEMTAGLIRRASKDCRFLGFLNFVREQEFDVNLWSRSLNPLTWTEILRQVLVAAGYGSKQNALKREIFNKERNRMAKYGLRPRTLKGELFALLSKQGTGGLKVSELARASQIVDLDLPNTTEELEQLIGLTLSSDITLFEKIGPSAYRLRVDPHVKGKLDLLSETEDSGSVDDDSVDASSSSDDSDDSEEMNSAIQERQIVKYKAGRRKTGQKIAKCTEIDESYSGEAWVLGLMEGEYSDLSIEEKLNALAALVDLVGAGSILRTKEPMRAISFIPNTRSHGSGAKIKKSSSDHYLPPQASGEGLAHNVEETYSLPVSCPTDFSATFLKTSKKGQSFVNTNGYRPGGPRTKNPEPMGEPGQVVHPLQSIYLGSDRRYNSYWLFLGPCTADDPGHRRVYFESSEDGHWEVIDTSQALRMLLSVLDGRGTREARLFASLEKRETCLCQAMDEYITDEIRIRQTRRSDPSDLDRNSGDGSSPISDVDNIMIPAESTDNLLSASGAIILEVGRSGQDKKQKWERLQAFDKWIWSSFYSSLNAVKYRKRSYMESLARCESCHDLYWRDEKHCKICHTTFEIDFDLEERYAIHVATCREIEDTSEFPKHKVLPSQLQALKAAIHAIEAIMPEAALANTWTSSAHKVWVKRLRRTSSLAELLQVLVDFVGAINEEWLYECASALGSNMDLDDIIVYFQTMPQTTSAVALWMVKLDSLIGPYLESVQSERRLTSMSQLKRLEDVWPA; encoded by the exons ATGGGCGATGATGATATCAATGCAGATAAAGACAA AAAAAAGAAGACACAAACGCAACTTCAATCTCTTGAAAAATTCTACTCAG AGGAGAAATATCCCAAGCAAAAGGCATTGGAAGAGTATGCTACATCCCTGAATTTGACATATAGCCAGATCCGCACATGGTTTGTTGagaggagaaggaaagagaaaagGGAGAATGAAGCTCTAAGTAACTCAAAATCCAGTGAATCTGTGCAACCAGAATCAGATCAATCAAATGACAGTGCATTGTTTGCTGTGGATAGGCATGTTGGGCGGAAAGACAAACACTCAGCACCAATGATGCGTAGGAAAGATATATCAGGTCAGGGGGAGATAAAAGGCCACACTTTGCTGATATGTGACGAGCTACAGAATCCAGAATCAACCTGTTTAAAGAAGAGATTCTCTGCAGGATATTCTAATCAGCTTGTGAGACATAAAGATAGACACAACATTTCAGGACAACAGATGAAGAACTCTCTTGGGGGAAGAGTGTATCGTGCAGAAAAGAAACATCTTGTTCGCTTACAAGTTTTATTTTCCAAGGaccatattttaaaaaaagtatTTCGCAAAGATGGTCCTCCCCTTGGAGTAGAGTTTGATCCCCTTCCTGCAAATGTGTTTGGCCAACGTACAG GTTCCCAAAACCTTCAGTCTTGTCGGGAAAGCCAAAAAAGCCTCAAAAGGAGAAAG GTCTCTGAGTCTCCTATGGCAGACCCCGTAACTTCTCATGAAAGAAATGTTCCTGAAAGGAAGTATGGTATTGGAAAAGGTTTGATGACAGTATGGCATGCAACGAATTCAGGAAGTGGAAAGATTCCAACTGGTATTGATTTTGTAGATGGAAGTGAATCCTGGATGCTCTTCACATCGAATGCTTCTTTGAAAGAAACATCATGTCAGGTTTCAAAAGGAATGCGGCAAAGAAAACAG AAGGAAAACACATCACGGAAAAAGATACAGGAGAAGAGCAAGCTTCCCATGAGGAAAAGAAAG GTACCATGTAGCAAGGATGTAGATCAGAAGAAACCTTATCTGAGAGAATGCAAGCTTTCGCTTGATGAGTCTTTAGAACAATCCAATATGCTGACAGTATTAATTGATGACGAGGAGCTGGAACTCACGGAGTTACAGGCTGGACCAAATCCATTGAGATGTTCTGCCCATCTTGCTTCAAGTGGGAGACATGGGTGTCCACTTTGCAAAG ACTTGTTGGCCAGGTTTCCTCCAGAAAGTGTGAAAATGAAGCAGCCATTCTGTACAAGACCATGGGATTCTTCACCAGAACTTGTTAAAAAACTGTTCAAG GTTTTGCGTTTCTTATATACTCATTCTGTAACAATTGAAGTATGCCCCTTTACCCTCGATGAGTTTGCTCAGGCCTTCCATGACAAG GACTCCTTGTTATTAGGAAAAATTCATGTGGCTCTTCTCAGGCTGCTTCTGTTAGATGTGGAGGGGGAGATGACTGCTGGACTCATTCGTCGGGCTTCCAAGGATTGCAGATTTCTGGGGTTTCTGAACTTT GTCAGGGAACAAGAATTTGATGTGAATTTATGGAGTAGATCTCTCAATCCTCTTACATGGACTGAAATACTGCGACAAGTGTTGGTTGCAGCAGGTTATGGTTCAAAGCAGAATGCattaaagagagaaatttttaaCAAG GAGAGGAATCGAATGGCCAAATATGGCCTACGTCCCCGTACACTGAAAGGAGAACTATTTGCATTGTTATCCAAGCAAGGAACTGGTGGTTTAAAAGTTTCTGAGTTGGCAAGAGCTTCTCAG ATTGTTGACCTTGACCTCCCCAACACAACAGAAGAACTAGAACAGCTGATAGGCTTAACTCTTTCCAGTGACATCACATTGTTTGAAAAGATCGGGCCTTCTGCATATCGTCTTCGTGTGGATCCACATGTTAAAGGAAAACTGGATCTGCTATCAGAGACTGAAGATTCAGGAAGTGTGGATGATGACTCTGTGGATGCCAGTTCCAGCAGTGATGATTCTGATGATTCTGAGGAGATGAATTCTGCTATACAGGAAAGGCAGATTGTTAAGTACAAGGCTGGGCGAAGGAAAACTGGCCAGAAGATAGCTAAATGCACTGAGATTGATGAAAGTTATTCAGGGGAAGCATGGGTCCTAGGATTGATGGAGGGTGAATACTCAGATCTAAGCATTGAAGAGAAGTTGAATGCTTTGGCAGCTCTGGTTGATCTTGTAGGCGCTGGGTCTATTTTAAGAACTAAG GAACCAATGAGAGCCATATCATTCATTCCCAACACACGATCTCATGGATCAGGTGCAAAAATAAAGAAATCATCAAGTGATCATTATCTACCACCGCAAGCATCCGGGGAGGGACTTGCCCATAATGTAGAAGAAACATATTCTTTACCAGTTTCTTGTCCAACTGATTTTTCTGCTACGTTCTTAAAGACATCTAAGAAGGGGCAGTCCTTTGTCAATACAAATGGATATCGGCCTGGTGGTCCCAGAACAAAGAACCCTGAGCCTATGGGAGAGCCTGGTCAAGTTGTTCATCCATTACAATCCATATATTTAGGATCTGATCGTAGGTACAATAGCTATTGGCTTTTTCTTGGCCCTTGTACCGCAGATGATCCAGGACATCGAAGGGTCTATTTCGAGTCTTCTGAAGATGGTCATTGGGAGGTGATTGATACATCACAG GCTTTGCGTATGCTTCTCTCCGTGTTAGATGGTAGAGGCACACGGGAGGCTCGTCTTTTTGCATCTTTGGAGAAGAGGGAAACATGTCTTTGTCAAGCAATGGATGAGTATATCACTGATGAAATTAGAATCAGGCAAACAAGAAGATCTGATCCATCTGACTTAGATAGGAATAGTGGAGATGGATCTTCACCTATTTCAGATGTAGACAACATTATGATTCCTGCAGAATCAACAGATAATCTATTGTCTGCATCTGGTGCCATCATTCTCGAAGTTGGGAGGAGTGGTCAAGATAAGAAGCAAAAATGGGAACGTCTGCAGGCATTTGACAAATGGATATGGAGTTCTTTCTATTCCAGTCTTAATGCTGTAAAATACAGGAAACGATCATACATGGAATCTTTAGCACGCTGTGAGAGTTGCCATGATTTGTACTGGAGAGATGAAAAACATTGTAAAATATGCCACACTACCTTTGAGATAGATTTTGATCTGGAAGAAAGATATGCCATCCATGTAGCAACATGTAGGGAAATAGAGGATACGAGCGAGTTTCCAAAGCATAAGGTTCTTCCTTCACAGTTGCAAGCACTCAAGGCAGCCATTCATGCAATTGAG GCGATTATGCCTGAGGCAGCATTAGCTAATACATGGACAAGTTCAGCACACAAGGTCTGGGTCAAGCGGCTCCGACGCACATCTTCTCTGGCAGAGCTTCTGCAG GTTCTTGTTGATTTTGTTGGTGCCATAAACGAGGAGTGGTTGTATGAATGTGCTTCTGCCTTAGGTTCTAATATGGATTTAGATGATATCATTGTATATTTTCAGACCATGCCGCAAACAACATCTGCAGTCGCACTTTGGATGGTCAAACTGGATTCTTTGATTGGTCCTTATTTGGAAAGTGTTCAATCTGAAAGAAGATTAACAAGCATGTCGCAGTTAAAAC GATTGGAAGATGTATGGCCTGCATAA